A region from the Salvia splendens isolate huo1 chromosome 15, SspV2, whole genome shotgun sequence genome encodes:
- the LOC121767080 gene encoding uncharacterized protein LOC121767080 codes for MKETGEYSKRDSPSMVKQVKPFPYGGEAKKKKDEPVDFMDIFGKLEINLSFLQALKLPIFSKFFIEFIVGKTKPSDKILIGENVSAVIQKPRMPSKYTDPGVGIVDTKVVIQLADRSCICPEGVLENVIVKVHDFLYRADFHVIKMSENESAESSGVLLGRPFLRTAKTIIDVFDGTICLDYHGEKYTFSIDEAMKKPLDIDNSELSHSIDREVAGLCEAMNTFELTDEELVQAIVEFCGNPELVRSRRSAHVASMENLPGPEMEKNPLPQAMSVPKKELKKLPPGLKYAYLEENEMFPVIEGAKAHKDPQRKLNPNMREEVLKEVLKLLSLGIIYSIPDSEWVSPVHMVPKKLGIQVEDVYRLQEAERSN; via the exons ATGAAGGAAACTGGAGAATACTCTAAGAGAGATTCCCCTAGCATGGTGAAGCAAGTAAAGCCATTTCCCTACGGAGGAGAGGCCAAGAAGAAAAAGGatgaaccggtagacttcatggacatctTTGGGAAGCTGGAGATCAACTTGTCGTTCCTGCAGGCCTTGAAGCTGCCTATCTTCAGCAAGTTCTTCATAGAGTTCATCGTTGGGAAGACTAAACCCAGTGACAAGATATTGATCGGGGAAAACGTGTCGGCAGTGATACAGAAGCCAAGGATGCCCTCAAAATACACGGACCcgg GAGTAGGAATCGTGGATACGAAAGTGGTAATCCAGTtagcggataggtcgtgcatttgtccagagggggttttagaaaatgtgatAGTCAAGGTGCATGATTTCCTGTACCGTGCCGATTTCCATGTGATAAAGATGAGTGAAAATGAATCTGCCGAGTCTAGCGGGgtacttctagggagacctttcttACGCACGGCTAAGacaatcattgatgtttttgatggtacCATATGCTTGGATTATCATGGGGAAAAATACACGTTCAGCAtagatgaagccatgaagaaacctttAGAT ATCGACAATTCAGAGTTGAGTCACAGCATCGACAGAGAAGTTGCAGGATTGTGTGAAGCCATGAACACTTTCGAGTTGACCGATGAGGAACTTGTGCAAGCGATCGTAGAGTTTTGCGGAAATCCTGAACTTGTCAGGTCAAGGAGATCAGCCCATGTTGCGAGTATGGAAAATTTACCAGGGCCAGAGATGGAGAAGAATCCCTTGCCCCAAGCAATGAGTGTGCCCAAGAAAGAACTGAAAAAACTTCCACCTGGTCTGAAGTATGCATATTTGGAGGAGAACGAGATGTTCCCTGTGATA GAAGGTGCAAAAGCTCATAAGGATCCGCAAAGAAAGTTGAacccgaacatgagggaagaagtcctgaaggaagtattgaaattGCTATCTCTGGGCATTATCTATTCGATCccagatagtgagtgggtcagccctgttCACATGGTGCCTAAGAAGTTAGGGATTCAGGTGGAAGATGTGTATAGATTACAGGAAGCTGAACGAAGCAACtag